The genome window GCGCGCCCTGCTCGGCGCGAACTCCGGCATCGGCATCTCGATCGGCGACGACACCGTGGTGGAGGCCGGGCTCTACGTCACGGCCGGCACGAAGGTGGTCGTGGTCGACGGCCCCGTCACCGCGGACGGCCGCCCGCAGACCGTCAAGGCCGTCGAGCTCTCGGGCGTCCCGGGCCTGCTCTTCCGCCGCAACTCCCTCACGGGCGCCGTCGAGGTCCTCCGCCGCTCCGGCACCGGCGTCGAACTGAACGCCGCCCTCCACGCCTGACCCCCTCAATCCGTTCCGGACTTGTGTACGCGACACGCCGTGTGCGCGCGTACATAAGTCCGGAACGGATGGATGGCTAGACGAGGGTGAGGACCGAGGCGGGGTCGGCGAGGATGCGGCCGATGTCGGCGAGGAAGCGCGAGCCCTGCTCGCCGTCCACGATCCGGTGGTCGAACGTCAGCGCGAGCGTGAGCACGTCGCGCAGCGCGATCTCGCCATGGTGCTCCCACGGCTGACGCCGTACGGCTCCGACGGCCAGGATCGCGGCCTCCCCCGGCGTCAGGATCGGCGTGCCGGCGTCCACGCCGAAGACGCCCACGTTCGTGATCGTGATCGTCCCGCCGGTGAGTGCGCTCGGCGGCGTCTTGCCCGAGCGGGCGGTCACCGCGAGGTCGCGGATCGCGCCGGACAGCTCGGCCAGCGAGTGGCCGTCGGCGTCGCGGATGACCGGCACCAGCAGCCCGCGCGGGGTCGCCGCGGCGATGCCGAGGTTGATCGCGCGGGTCTGCACGATCTCCTGTGCGGCCTCGTCCCACTTCGAGTTGACCTCGGGCGTGCGCCGCGCCGCCAGGCACAGCGCCTTCGCGACCACGGCGAGGAGGCCGGGGCGCGCGTCGGCGAGGTCGGGGCGGGCGCGTAGGCGCTCGATCAGCTCGGTCGTCGGCGTGATGTCGACGGTGAGGAAGACCGTGGCCTGCGGGGCGCCGAACGCGCTGCGGACCATCGCGTCGGCCGTGGCCTTGCGGACGCCCTTGATCGGGATGCGGAGCTCGTCCGGCGTGCTCCCGGCCGGGGCGACCGCCGCGGGCGCGGCGGCTGCCGTCTCGAAGGCATCGAGGTCGGCCCGTGTCACCAGACCGCGGTCGCCGGTGCCGGTGACGGCCGCGAGGTCGATGCCGCGCTCGCGGGCGAGCTTGCGGACGGGCGGCGTCGCGCGCGGGCGCTCCGGGACGGCGGTGTCGCTCGCCGCCGCGGACGGTGCGGCTGACACGGACACTGCGGGCGCGGAGTGCGCGGCGACCGATGCCGACGCCGCCTGGCCGGAGGCGGCCGGTGCCGACGCGACCTGGCCGGAGGCGGCCGGCTGGACGGCGACCGACTGCGACGCGGCGGGTTGCGCCGCGAGTCCCGGACGCGCCCGCCGCGCGGGCCGCCCCTTCGCATCCGGCCGTGCGCCGTAGCCCACGAGGACCGGCTCGCGCGTCTCCGCCGACCCGGCGTCCTCCGACGGCGCCGCGGCGGGCGCCCCCGGCTCGGCCCCGGCCGGCCCCGCCACCTCGAACGCGACCAGCGGCTCCCCCACCGCCACGGTCACGCCGGGCTCGACGTACAGCCGGGACACCGTCCCCTCGTACGGCGCGGGCAGCTCGACCAGCGCCTTGGCGGTCTCCACCTCGGCGATGATCTGGTTGAGCCGCACCGTATCGCCGACGGCGACGTGCCAGCTCACCAGCTCCGACTCGGTCAGTCCCTCGCCGAGGTCCGGGAGCGCGAAGTCCTTGACCGCCATCAGTCCTCCACTCCGCTGAGCGAGTTCGGGCGGTCCATCGCGCGGTCGATGCCGTCGAGGATCCGGTCCAGGTCGGGCAGGTGGTGCGCTTCCAGCCGGGCAGGCGGGTACGGGATGTCGTGGCCGGTGATCCGCACCGGCGCGTGCTCCAGGTGGTAGAAGCAGCGCTCGGTGATCGACGCCGAGATCTCCGCCCCGAGCCCGCCGGACAGCGCGGCCTCGTGGGTGACCACCAGGCGGCCGGTCTTCCTGACCGACGCCGCGACCGTGTCGAGGTCGAGCGGGGACAGCGAGCGGAGGTCGACGACCTCCACCGAGATACCCTCGTCCTCCGCCGCGAGGGCCGCGTCCGTCGCCATCTGCACCAGGCCGCCGTACGTCACGAGCGTGACATCGCTGCCGGACGCGACGACCCGGGCGGTGCCCATCGGCCGGGCGTCCTCGAGCGCGGCGTCCTCGTCCACGTCGCCCTTCGCGTGGTAGCGCCGCTTGGGCTCGAAGAACAGCACGGGGTCGTCGGAGGCGATCGCCTGCCGGATGAGCGTGTAGGCGTCCTGCGGGGTCGACGGGCTCACGACGCGCAGCCCGGCGGCATGCGCGAAGTAGGCCTCCGGCGAGTCGGAGTGGTGCTCCGCCGCGCCGATGCCGCCCGCGAACGGCACCCGGATCGTGATCGGCATGCGCACGGCGCCCGCGGTGCGGTAGTGCATGCGGGCCACCTGGCTGACGATCTGGTCGAACGCCGGGTAGATGAACCCGTCGAACTGGATCTCCACAACGGGACGCAGCCCCTTGTACGCCATCCCGACGGCGGTGCCCAGGATGCCCGACTCGGCGAGCGGCGAGTCCATGACCCGGCGCGGGCCGAACTCGGTCTGCAGGCCGTCCGTCACGCGGAACACGCCGCCGAGGGTGCCGATGTCCTCGCCCATGAGGACGACCCGGTCGTCCTCGGCCAGCGAGCGGCGGAGGCCGGCGTTGATGGCCTTGGCCATGGTGAGCGCTGTCATCGGTCACCGCCGACGAACGTGCGCAGGTAGCGCGAGTAGTGGTCCCGCTCCCGGGCGAGGCCGGTGTGCGGCTCGGCGTACACGTTGTCGAAGACCGACAGCGGGTCCGGGTCCTGGAGCGCGACGACGCCCTGGCGCATCTCGGCCGCGACGCGGTCGGCGTGCTCCTGGATGGCGGTGAGGCGCTCCGGCGTGAGCAGCCCCTCGGCGGCGAGGTGGGCCTCCACGCGGGCGATCGGGTCTTTCGCGCGCCACTCGTCGAGCTCGGCCGGGTCGCGGTAGCGGCTCGGGTCGTCGGCGGTGGTGTGCGGTCCCATCCGGTAGGTGACGGCCTCGATGAAGGTCGGGCCGCCGCCGCTGCGGGCGCGGTCGAGGGCGGAGCGGGTCACGGCCATGACCGCGAGCACGTCGTTGCCGTCCACGCGGACGCTCGGCACGCCGAAACCGGGGGCGCGCTCGGCGATCGGGCGCTGCGCCTGCAGGCCGACCGGCTCGGAGATCGCGTACTGGTTGTTCTGGCAGAAGAAGATGACCGGGGCGGCGTAGGTCGCGGCGAAGATCAGCGCCTCGTTGACGTCGCCCTCGGAGGTCGCTCCGTCGCCGAAGTAGGCGATGGAGGCCGCGTCGGTGCCGTCGGCCTGGATGCCGATCGCGTAGCCGGTGGCGTGCAGCGTCTGCGCGCCGATGATGACCTGCGGGGTCGCCATGTTGATGTCGTACGGGTTCCAGCCGCTCTGCGTGGTGCCGCGCCAGACGCGCAGCAGGTCAACGAGGCCGGCGCCGCGGCAGTAGGCCACGCCGTGCTCGCGGTAGCTGGAGAAGACGAAGTCGTCGCGGCGCAGCGCGCGGCCGGAGCCGATCTGGGCGGCCTCCTGGCCGAGCAGCGGCGGCCACAGGCCCAGCTCGCCCTGACGCTGAAGCGCGGTGGCCTCGGAGTCGATGCGGCGGATGACGACCATGTCCTCGTAGAGGTCGAGGAGCTGCTGCGGGCCGATGTCGGAGACCCAGGCGTCGAAGCGGACGTCGCTGGTGCGCACGCCCTCGGGAGTCAGCAGCCGGACGGTGTCCGCACCGGCCGGGAGGTGGACGTCGTCCAGTCGGGTGTCGGGCTGATTGTCGATCGTCACGGTTCACGCAACCTTCACTCTCGCGTCCGGCCCGCCCGCTTGTGGCGCGCGCGACCGGCTTCCGGCCTCCTTGCCGGAATTACTCGAAAGGCTACGCTCCACGTTCAGCGCGCACAACCAACGGCGTGTCGACCGTGCACACTGCACTGTCCGGGCTTCCGGCGAGGTGCTAGCTTTCACACTATGCGCACGTTCGACAGCACCGACCGGCGGATCCTCGTCGCGCTCGCGGACGACCCCCGGTCGACCAACGTCTCCCTCGCCGACCGGCTGGGGCTCAGCCGCAACACGGTGCAGGCGCGGGTGGCCGAACTGGAGCGGAGCGGGGCCTTCCTGTCCTTCGAGCGGCGCATCTCCCCCACCGCCGCCGGCTACCCGCTGGCGGCCTTTGTGACGGTGCACGTGCAGCAGCAGAAGCTGGCCGCGATCGTCGAGCACCTGGCCGGGATCCCCGAGATCGTGCAGGCGCACGGGCTGTCCGGGCCGTCCGACCTGCTGCTGCGCGTCGTCTGCACGGACGCGGAGGACCTGTTCCGCATCACGGGCGCGATCCAGTCCACCGACGGGGTGGAGCGTGCCGAGACCTCCCTCGACATGGGCGAGCTGATCCCGTACCGGCTGCGGCCGCTGCTGACACGGGACGCCTAGCCCGACCCGATGGATTCGACCAGCAGGGAGGGGCCTCGCGACTCTGCTTCCACTGCGGGTGCGGTCAGGTGGTGGCGGGTTCCGACTCCGGCGACTCAGACCGCCGTGGCAGGACAGCGCGCATGCGTGAGAGTCCAAGTGCCGTGATCGCCAAGACACCTCCGGTGATGGCGACCCACGACGCCTGGAGGTACCCGTCGAGACCGAGGCCCGCTGTTCCGACAGCTGCGACTCCGAGGAGATAACCCGCTTGCCTTCCCGCGTTCGCGAGAGCGCTGACCACACCGGCGGCGCCTGCCGGCGCGGCTCCGGTTGCGAGGTTCAGGTGCGGAGGTGACGCGATCCCGAATCCGATTCCGATGATCAGAAGGGAGGCTGCGACGATGATCGGCCCCTCGAATACTCCGGAGAGGAGGGCCGCGCTGGCCCCGATGGTCGCTACCACGATGCCGATCATGGTGGGAACGAAGGCAGACCTGCGTTTGGCGAGCTTCGCGACGAGGATGGGAAGCGCGAAAACGGGGACTCCGGCAGGCAGGAGCCACAGTCCCGCAGAAAGAGCATCCATCTGCAGCACCTTCTGAAAATAGAGGTTCGCCGCGAACAGGGCGCCGTAGAAGAGGATGAACATGAACGTCCCGGCGAGGACCACGAGATTCAGGTTCTTCGCGTGTAACACCGATCGCGGCAACAACGGACTGGACACCGACCGCTCGATGAAGAGGAAGATCGCTCCTGCTCCGACCGCGACGACGCATGCCGTGATGCTCGCGGCCGTGAGGTGACGGTTTTCGCTGAGGTCGATGACACCGAAGGTCAGGGCGCCGAGAGCCAACGCGAAGCTCAGCAATCCCGGGATATCGAGCTTACGGGTGCTCGCGACCCCCGCCGCGATGCGCCGGCCCAGAAAGAGGGTGACCACGGCAATCGGTACGTTGAGCAAGAAGATGGATCGCCAACCGAGGGTGTCGACTAGAAGCCCGCCAAGAGTGGGTCCGAACGCCTGCGGGCTCGCCGTCACCGTGGCGATGAGAGCGATAGCTTTGCCTCGTTGGGCTTGATCCGTGAAGTGCGTGACGACGACCGTCAATGTGGCAGGGATGAGCAGAGCTCCGCCGATCCCCTGGAGGGTGCGACCGACGATGAGGAGGTTGGCGTCGCTCACAATCGCGCACGCCATCGAGGCCACAGCGAAGATCGCGACGCCGATGTGGAAGATGCGCTTGGCGCCGAAACGGTCGATCAGTCCTCCGCCGGCGAGCAGGAGTGCGGTCATGACCAGGACATAGGCGTCGATCATCCAGCGCTGCTGCGCTCCCGACGCGTTGGTTTCCAGTGCGATCGACGGGAGCGCGACATTCAGGACAGAGGTGTCGAGAATGACCATTCCATAGCCGAGGCAGGCCGCCCAAAGAATAGCTGTTGATTGTTTCATCGGATTGGTCCTAAATCAGCGACATCAGGTCGTGCGCGTCGAACGGAGTCCGCGCTTCATCGTTTCCCGCGCCGAGCTTCGTGACGAGGTCGGGATCGGAGATGAAGGCGCGGCCGAGCGCGACCAGGTCGAAGTCTCCGCGGCAGAGCATCTCTTCGAGGCGGGTCAGGGAAGCGGGACGAGCGCCTTCTCCGGCCAAGAGGGCGCCGACGAAGTCGCTTCCCTCGAGACCGATCGAGCCGACAGTGATGGTGGGTAGACCGGTGACCTTCTTCGCCCACCCTGCGAGGTTGAGGTCCGAGTCGTCGAATTCAGGGAGCCAGAAGCGTCGCGTGGATGCGTGAAGGAGATCGGCGCCGGCTTCCGCGATCGGCGCGAGGGCCTTCTCCAGGGTCTCCGGCGAGTCGTAGGGTCGAGCTTCGAAGTCGATCGTCTTCCACTGGGAGAAGCGGAAGATGATCGGAAAGTCAGGACTCACCCGTCGTCTGATCTCTTCCACGATCTCGGCCGCGAAGCGCGAGCGCGCGGCTACGCTACCGGCGTACCCGTCGGTGCGGACGTTGGTCCGTTCCCACAGGAACTGGTCGACGAGATAGCCGTGGCCGCCATGGACCTCGACACCGTCGAATCCGAGAGTCTCGGCGTCGACCGCCGCTTGCCCGAATGCGCGAACGACATCTTCGATCTCGTCATGGGTCATGGGCCGTTGCTCAGCCCGAGACTCGCCGAACCATACGTGCGGGCCGATATTCGGGGCGGTGGTCGGAGACGTTCGCGGATTCCGGTCCAGGCCGACGTGCCACAACTGCGGCACGATCTTCCCGCCTTCAGCGTGTACCGCGTCGACGACGAGCTTCCAACGCGCAAGCGCTTGTTCGCCATGAAAGCGCGGGACGTTCGCCGAGGCCGCGGCGGCAGGGTGATTGACGACCGTTCCCTCGGTGACGATGAGCCCGACGCCCCCGCGCGCACGGCGCGCGTAATACGAGGCGGCGCGTTCCGAGGGAATCCCGCCAGGCGAGAATTCGCGCGTCATCGGGGCCATCACGAATCGATTGCGGAGCTCTAGCGGGCCGACGCGGGCCGGATCGTGGAGGCTGGTCGTGAATGGACCGGCGGTTGGATCGAGTGACATTCGTCTGGTGTTCCTATCGAGCGAGTTCGTCGGCGACGTTCAGTGAGCGGATTTCGGCCTCGGCGCGATCAATGGCTTGATCGATCGGCATGAAGTGCGGCAGGGCGAGCATCTTGGTGATTGATCGCAGGCGCTCGGCGACCGTTCCGCCGACGATGTGGTGGGGGATCTCCAAGTCGGTCAGACTCTGCAAGAGAAGCTCGTCCGAGAGGGAGCGGAACCGCTCTGAGACAGGACGGTGCCCGTCGGTCACCAGATCGAATTCGATCGGAAGGTGGATGAACACGTCGTAGGCGTTCTTGGCGTGTCGTTTGACGACATTCCCGATGGAGTCGATCACTTGGTCGAAGAAGCGCATTTCGCCGGTCAAGTCAGCGTTCAGGCTCTCTTCCCGCCCAGGATGAATGCCGACGTAGGTGCGCACCTTTCCGTACACCCACTCGTGCAGAGACGACCCGTCTGAGATGAAAGCGTCTGGCAGATGGCTCTCGTGGACGGCGCGCTCGCTGTATCGGATCATGCCGAGCTCGAACAGCTCGGGAACGGTACAGTCTTCGAGACGCCTACCGGGGAGAGCGATCGGGAGAATCTCCCGCATGGTCTTCGCGTGCGTCCGCGGAAGGCCGGTGAGGTGCGCAAGTGCGATCGAGGTCGTCGTCTTGCCTGATGAGTAGGTCCCGGATACAGCGATTCTCATGGTTTCCTTTCGACGGGTCGGATCCGGTCAGACCGAATCGCTCACTCGATCTGCGACGCTGGCCGGCAGCTGATGGGCAAGGGAATAGCGAGACGTCAAGCCCTGAAAGCTCCCACTGAATTCGGTCGATCGGAACACGCCATCCGCAATCCTCAGCAGTCGGGTCTTGTCGACGCGCGTTGTGGATTCGAAGGCGTTCCCGAGCGGCCGATACGGCGTGACCGCCTCGATGCGCACGCGGCGCATCCAGAGCGTGTTCGACTCTGCCCGATCGATGTCATCAAGGCAGTACAACAGCGCCTGAGTGATCTGGGATTGGGCGATGATGCAGTCCAGGACCGACACGGACGGGCGGTATGCTCCGCCGAGATCGACCGGATAATCCCGCCCGTCTCCGAGGGTGACCTCGACCCGGGCGGTCGCAGAGCGGTCCTCGCCGAACGAGAGCGCGCCGATTCGGTGGCGGTGATGCTTGTAGCCCTCACCGTAGAAGCGATCCGCACTCGCTCCGATCACCTCGTCCAGGCAGGGAATCGAAACCGACCTCGCGGAGAGCACCCGGATCGAGTGGTGGACAGTGAGAAGGACCTTGATCGGGCCGACCGTGCTCTCAACCGTCGACACATATCCGCCCGCCCACCCGGACCCCGGGACGGTACGGAGAACGCCGGCTGCTACCGGCACGTCCCTCAGATCCTCCAGCGGTGCGGTCCCGGAGCGGAAGTCGACCGCACTGATCCAAGCGTCAGCTCGGCCGGCGCTGTCAAGGCCGAATTGCTGTACGAGGAGGAGGTCGATGAGCTCCACGGACACGAGGAAGGCGTCGATCGTGGAGAGGTGAGGTCGCAGTTCGGACTTCCCCGGTTTGGTCGACCAGTCTTCCGGATACTTCAGAGCAGCTGAGCCCTGGACTCCGAAGACTCCCTCCACCCCCATCGCCGTGTGTACGTCACGGATCGCGTGATGCACTCGACGAAACCCCTCGCCGAAGAACCGCTCTGCCGCGGGCCCCAAGTAGTCGTCGATCGAAGAATTCAAACCCACCCCTGGAATCTTACGTCTTGCGTGTATAGCTTTGGGTCTATCCCCTCAAACAACAATGTCAGTCAAAGCGATTTGACGCAAGTAGATTCCCGCGATCGACCAAGATCAGCGGCGGGAACGGCGAAGGCCGCGCCGACGGAGTCGGCGCGGCCTTCGCTGTGGAACGGGAGCTCAGCTCTCGACGGTCTCCACGGCGCCCTCGGCGGGCTCAGCGGGGCCCTCGGAGGCGGCGTCGCGGCCGTGGGTGTCCGCCTCGTCGGCGAGCACCGGGGCGAGCGACAGCTTGCCCCGGTCGTCGATCTTGGTGATCTCCACCAGGATCTTCTGGCCGACGCCGAGGACGTCCTCGACGTTCTCGACGCGCTTGCCGCCGGCGAGCTTGCGCACCTCGGAGATGTGCAGCAGGCCGTCCTTGCCCGGGAGGAGCGAGACGAACGCGCCGAACGCGGCGATCTTGACGACGGTTCCGAGGAACTGCTCGCCGACCTCCGGGTTCGTCGGGTTCGCGATCGCGTTGACCTGGGCGCGGGCCGCCTCGGCCGAGGGGCCGTCGGTGGCGCCGATGTAGACGGTGCCGTCCTCCTCGATGGAGATCTCGGCGCCGGTCTCGTCCTGGATCGCGTTGATCGTCTTGCCCTTCGGGCCGATCAGCTCGCCGATCTTGTCGACCGGGATCTGGACCGAGATCACGCGCGGCGCGGTCGGGGCCATCTCGTCCGGGGTGTCGATCGCGGCGTTCAGCACGCTGAGGATGGTCGTGCGAGCATCCTTGGCCTGCTTGAGCGCGCCCGCCAGCACCGACGACGGGATGCCGTCGAGCTTGGTGTCGAGCTGGATCGCGGTGACGAACTCGCTGGTGCCGGCGACCTTGAAGTCCATGTC of Leifsonia shinshuensis contains these proteins:
- the pdhA gene encoding pyruvate dehydrogenase (acetyl-transferring) E1 component subunit alpha; its protein translation is MDNQPDTRLDDVHLPAGADTVRLLTPEGVRTSDVRFDAWVSDIGPQQLLDLYEDMVVIRRIDSEATALQRQGELGLWPPLLGQEAAQIGSGRALRRDDFVFSSYREHGVAYCRGAGLVDLLRVWRGTTQSGWNPYDINMATPQVIIGAQTLHATGYAIGIQADGTDAASIAYFGDGATSEGDVNEALIFAATYAAPVIFFCQNNQYAISEPVGLQAQRPIAERAPGFGVPSVRVDGNDVLAVMAVTRSALDRARSGGGPTFIEAVTYRMGPHTTADDPSRYRDPAELDEWRAKDPIARVEAHLAAEGLLTPERLTAIQEHADRVAAEMRQGVVALQDPDPLSVFDNVYAEPHTGLARERDHYSRYLRTFVGGDR
- a CDS encoding NADH:flavin oxidoreductase — protein: MSLDPTAGPFTTSLHDPARVGPLELRNRFVMAPMTREFSPGGIPSERAASYYARRARGGVGLIVTEGTVVNHPAAAASANVPRFHGEQALARWKLVVDAVHAEGGKIVPQLWHVGLDRNPRTSPTTAPNIGPHVWFGESRAEQRPMTHDEIEDVVRAFGQAAVDAETLGFDGVEVHGGHGYLVDQFLWERTNVRTDGYAGSVAARSRFAAEIVEEIRRRVSPDFPIIFRFSQWKTIDFEARPYDSPETLEKALAPIAEAGADLLHASTRRFWLPEFDDSDLNLAGWAKKVTGLPTITVGSIGLEGSDFVGALLAGEGARPASLTRLEEMLCRGDFDLVALGRAFISDPDLVTKLGAGNDEARTPFDAHDLMSLI
- a CDS encoding alpha-ketoacid dehydrogenase subunit beta, giving the protein MTALTMAKAINAGLRRSLAEDDRVVLMGEDIGTLGGVFRVTDGLQTEFGPRRVMDSPLAESGILGTAVGMAYKGLRPVVEIQFDGFIYPAFDQIVSQVARMHYRTAGAVRMPITIRVPFAGGIGAAEHHSDSPEAYFAHAAGLRVVSPSTPQDAYTLIRQAIASDDPVLFFEPKRRYHAKGDVDEDAALEDARPMGTARVVASGSDVTLVTYGGLVQMATDAALAAEDEGISVEVVDLRSLSPLDLDTVAASVRKTGRLVVTHEAALSGGLGAEISASITERCFYHLEHAPVRITGHDIPYPPARLEAHHLPDLDRILDGIDRAMDRPNSLSGVED
- a CDS encoding dihydrolipoamide acetyltransferase family protein — protein: MAVKDFALPDLGEGLTESELVSWHVAVGDTVRLNQIIAEVETAKALVELPAPYEGTVSRLYVEPGVTVAVGEPLVAFEVAGPAGAEPGAPAAAPSEDAGSAETREPVLVGYGARPDAKGRPARRARPGLAAQPAASQSVAVQPAASGQVASAPAASGQAASASVAAHSAPAVSVSAAPSAAASDTAVPERPRATPPVRKLARERGIDLAAVTGTGDRGLVTRADLDAFETAAAAPAAVAPAGSTPDELRIPIKGVRKATADAMVRSAFGAPQATVFLTVDITPTTELIERLRARPDLADARPGLLAVVAKALCLAARRTPEVNSKWDEAAQEIVQTRAINLGIAAATPRGLLVPVIRDADGHSLAELSGAIRDLAVTARSGKTPPSALTGGTITITNVGVFGVDAGTPILTPGEAAILAVGAVRRQPWEHHGEIALRDVLTLALTFDHRIVDGEQGSRFLADIGRILADPASVLTLV
- a CDS encoding Lrp/AsnC family transcriptional regulator, with amino-acid sequence MRTFDSTDRRILVALADDPRSTNVSLADRLGLSRNTVQARVAELERSGAFLSFERRISPTAAGYPLAAFVTVHVQQQKLAAIVEHLAGIPEIVQAHGLSGPSDLLLRVVCTDAEDLFRITGAIQSTDGVERAETSLDMGELIPYRLRPLLTRDA
- a CDS encoding AvrD family protein, which produces MGLNSSIDDYLGPAAERFFGEGFRRVHHAIRDVHTAMGVEGVFGVQGSAALKYPEDWSTKPGKSELRPHLSTIDAFLVSVELIDLLLVQQFGLDSAGRADAWISAVDFRSGTAPLEDLRDVPVAAGVLRTVPGSGWAGGYVSTVESTVGPIKVLLTVHHSIRVLSARSVSIPCLDEVIGASADRFYGEGYKHHRHRIGALSFGEDRSATARVEVTLGDGRDYPVDLGGAYRPSVSVLDCIIAQSQITQALLYCLDDIDRAESNTLWMRRVRIEAVTPYRPLGNAFESTTRVDKTRLLRIADGVFRSTEFSGSFQGLTSRYSLAHQLPASVADRVSDSV
- a CDS encoding MFS transporter gives rise to the protein MKQSTAILWAACLGYGMVILDTSVLNVALPSIALETNASGAQQRWMIDAYVLVMTALLLAGGGLIDRFGAKRIFHIGVAIFAVASMACAIVSDANLLIVGRTLQGIGGALLIPATLTVVVTHFTDQAQRGKAIALIATVTASPQAFGPTLGGLLVDTLGWRSIFLLNVPIAVVTLFLGRRIAAGVASTRKLDIPGLLSFALALGALTFGVIDLSENRHLTAASITACVVAVGAGAIFLFIERSVSSPLLPRSVLHAKNLNLVVLAGTFMFILFYGALFAANLYFQKVLQMDALSAGLWLLPAGVPVFALPILVAKLAKRRSAFVPTMIGIVVATIGASAALLSGVFEGPIIVAASLLIIGIGFGIASPPHLNLATGAAPAGAAGVVSALANAGRQAGYLLGVAAVGTAGLGLDGYLQASWVAITGGVLAITALGLSRMRAVLPRRSESPESEPATT
- a CDS encoding ATP/GTP-binding protein is translated as MRIAVSGTYSSGKTTTSIALAHLTGLPRTHAKTMREILPIALPGRRLEDCTVPELFELGMIRYSERAVHESHLPDAFISDGSSLHEWVYGKVRTYVGIHPGREESLNADLTGEMRFFDQVIDSIGNVVKRHAKNAYDVFIHLPIEFDLVTDGHRPVSERFRSLSDELLLQSLTDLEIPHHIVGGTVAERLRSITKMLALPHFMPIDQAIDRAEAEIRSLNVADELAR